A genomic segment from Pseudoduganella chitinolytica encodes:
- the fur gene encoding ferric iron uptake transcriptional regulator — protein sequence MSNNPTDLKASGLKATLPRLKILDIFQNSAVRHLTAEDVYKILLADNMDVGLATVYRVLTQFEQAGLLHRNHFESGKAIFELNQGSHHDHLVCIDCGRVEEFVDEEIEQRQHRIAAERGFKIAEHALAIYGSCTKTDCPHRH from the coding sequence GTAACAACCCCACCGACCTGAAGGCCAGCGGCCTGAAGGCCACCCTGCCACGCCTGAAAATCCTGGACATTTTCCAGAACAGCGCAGTGCGCCACCTGACGGCCGAAGATGTCTACAAGATTTTGCTGGCCGACAATATGGACGTCGGCCTGGCCACCGTCTACCGCGTGCTCACGCAGTTCGAGCAGGCCGGCCTGCTGCACCGCAATCACTTCGAGAGCGGCAAGGCCATTTTTGAGCTGAACCAGGGTTCCCACCACGACCACCTCGTCTGCATCGATTGCGGCCGCGTGGAGGAATTCGTCGACGAAGAGATCGAACAGCGCCAGCACCGCATCGCCGCCGAGCGCGGCTTCAAAATCGCCGAGCACGCGCTGGCCATCTACGGCAGCTGCACGAAAACGGACTGCCCGCACCGGCACTGA